The following proteins are co-located in the Urocitellus parryii isolate mUroPar1 chromosome 15, mUroPar1.hap1, whole genome shotgun sequence genome:
- the Rps11 gene encoding small ribosomal subunit protein uS17 → MADIQTERAYQKQPTIFQNKKRVLLGETGKEKLPRYYKNIGLGFKTPKEAIEGTYIDKKCPFTGNVSIRGRILSGVVTKMKMQRTIVIRRDYLHYIRKYNRFEKRHKNMSVHLSPCFRDVQIGDIVTVGECRPLSKTVRFNVLKVTKAAGTKKQFQKF, encoded by the exons ATGGCGGACATTCAG ACAGAGCGTGCCTACCAAAAGCAGCCGACCATCTTTCAAAACAAGAAGAGGGTCCTGCTGGGAGAAACTGGGAAGGAGAAACTCCCTCGATACTACAAAAATATTGGTCTGGGCTTCAAGACACCAAAAGAG GCCATTGAGGGCACCTACATTGACAAGAAGTGCCCTTTCACTGGTAACGTTTCCATCCGAGGGCGGATCCTGTCTG GTGTGGTGACCAAGATGAAGATGCAAAGGACCATTGTGATCCGCCGGGACTATCTCCACTACATTCGCAAATACAATCGCTTTGAGAAGCGCCACAAGAATATGTCTGTGCACCTGTCCCCCTGCTTCAG GGACGTCCAGATTGGTGACATCGTCACAGTTGGAGAGTGCAGGCCTTTGAGCAAGACGGTGCGCTTCAATGTACTCAAGGTCACCAAGGCAGCTGGCACCAAGAAGCAGTTCCAGAAGTTCTAA
- the Rpl13a gene encoding large ribosomal subunit protein uL13, whose amino-acid sequence MAEGQVLVLDGRGHLLGRLAAIVAKQVLLGRKVVVVRCEGINISGNFYRNKLKYLAFLRKRMNTNPSRGPYHFRAPSRIFWRTVRGMLPHKTKRGQAALDRLKVFDGIPPPYDKKKRMVVPAALKVVRLKPTRKFAYLGRLAHEVGWKYQAVTATLEEKRKEKAKIHYRKKKQLMRLRKQAEKNVEKKINKFTEVLRINGLLV is encoded by the exons GTCCTAGTGCTGGATGGTCGAGGCCATCTCCTGGGCCGCCTGGCGGCCATTGTGGCCAAACAGGTACTGCTGG GCCGCAAGGTGGTGGTTGTGCGCTGTGAGGGCATCaacatttctggaaatttctacaGAAACAAGT TGAAGTACCTGGCCTTCCTCCGCAAGAGGATGAATACCAACCCATCCCGAGGCCCGTACCACTTCCGGGCCCCCAGTCGCATCTTCTGGAGGACTGTACGAG GCATGCTGCCCCACAAGACCAAACGAGGCCAGGCTGCCCTGGACCGCCTCAAGGTGTTTGATGGGATTCCACCACCCTACGACAAG AAAAAGCGGATGGTGGTTCCTGCTGCCCTGAAGGTTGTGCGACTGAAGCCAACAAGAAAG TTTGCCTACCTGGGGCGCCTGGCTCATGAGGTCGGCTGGAAGTACCAGGCAGTGACAGCCACcctggaggagaagagaaaggagaaagccaAGATCCATTACCGGAAGAAAAAACAGCTTATG AGGCTACGAAAACAGGCAGAAAAGAATGTGGAGAAGAAAATTAACAAGTTCACAGAGGTCCTCAGGATCAATGGACTCCTGGTCTGA